One genomic segment of Candidatus Latescibacterota bacterium includes these proteins:
- a CDS encoding D-tyrosyl-tRNA(Tyr) deacylase translates to MRVVIQRVSRAAVRVDGETVGEIGRGLLALCAFREADSAACVQWMAAKLADLRIFPDDEGKMNRSLRENGGAVLAVSQFTLYGDARKGRRPSFVDSAPAELAEGLYLAFLDALRAEGLPVAAGVFQAMMAVELVNDGPVTLILDRDAAPPPGATP, encoded by the coding sequence ATGCGCGTGGTGATCCAGCGCGTGAGCCGCGCCGCCGTGCGCGTGGATGGCGAGACCGTGGGCGAGATCGGCCGCGGCCTGCTGGCGCTCTGCGCGTTTCGCGAAGCCGACAGTGCTGCGTGCGTGCAGTGGATGGCCGCCAAGCTCGCCGACCTGCGCATCTTTCCCGACGACGAGGGCAAGATGAACCGCTCCCTGCGCGAGAACGGCGGCGCCGTCCTGGCCGTCAGCCAGTTCACGCTCTACGGCGACGCGCGCAAGGGCCGCCGTCCCAGCTTCGTGGACTCCGCGCCCGCCGAACTGGCCGAGGGCCTCTACCTCGCCTTCCTCGACGCGCTCCGCGCCGAGGGCCTGCCGGTGGCCGCGGGCGTCTTCCAGGCCATGATGGCCGTGGAACTCGTGAACGACGGCCCCGTGACCCTGATCCTCGATCGCGATGCCGCGCCGCCCCCGGGGGCGACGCCGTGA